The following nucleotide sequence is from Tardiphaga sp. 709.
GGTCAGGACTGCCTGCCGAATTCGATGATGACCACACGCGCCGTCGCATCGGACTCAATTGCGACAGGTGCTGATCCTTGTTCCACAAGCAGCGCATCATGCGCCGACAGGCTGTCGACGGTCGATGCCGACCGTACGGTCGCAGTGCCATGCTCAACGAACAGAAACGCTTGTGCAGAAACTATAAAATCCTGACGTTTCATGACGTTGATGCGTCTCACATGCTGTGAGACGATCCCGCGCCGGCTCATCACATTCAAATCTGTAATGGGGCCGTCGATCAGTGTCGCCGCGGTTTGCTGATCGCCCGGGAAGGAATGGATCGTGTTGCGATCAATGCGCACAGATACACGGCCGTGGACATTGAGGTCGATGCCGGCGCCATCGATGACCAGAAGTGTACGATCAATCCCGGGAAATGACGAGAACGGTCCGTCGCTCGTCACCTGC
It contains:
- a CDS encoding HutD family protein, with translation MQILRAANYKVMPWKNGLGSTTEIAIFPANAKLDDFDWRVSMAQVTSDGPFSSFPGIDRTLLVIDGAGIDLNVHGRVSVRIDRNTIHSFPGDQQTAATLIDGPITDLNVMSRRGIVSQHVRRINVMKRQDFIVSAQAFLFVEHGTATVRSASTVDSLSAHDALLVEQGSAPVAIESDATARVVIIEFGRQS